From one Eucalyptus grandis isolate ANBG69807.140 chromosome 9, ASM1654582v1, whole genome shotgun sequence genomic stretch:
- the LOC104419231 gene encoding zinc finger CCCH domain-containing protein 41, translated as MVLKVASQMSGDLSPSDYASDPEDKEFSDDDDDDRNHKHRRRETRSQSSDKDALEHNIARSYRKHNKPFDNGHMFRANETQDSQSWKNYNAVSSEREFSSKFEKRHPGSVSLPRGPLDLNPRGRANQTFSGNSGPGRGRGRDSGAWNHRDTRFNSVDIASQVMHRGSIRPSLFPGRGLPGASNAQNASWGAYGLIPGVASGGLDALSSVGLQGAFRPPISTSLGMGIPRQRCRDFEERGFCLRGDMCPMEHGVNRIVVEDVQSLSQFNLPVSLPSAHLLGPPALPGPIPSGSASSTSLMNNNGPQGKSGKHGMSDDSLVLNSAYSAAANVVGADLYDPDQPLWSNNGPEGSSLLALHSSQADETESSFNHDISDRHVKKAADTDHQDRGAGLSVASQNPTSSVWGRIRSSKVKTNSKGETDAKSSTSDMVGDEMKEKQEASANVIASSHRGKQIAGEDKSSKAIDLSQKTQSVAMRFVRKPTQKASRTLFVNGIPQKSNKREALLSHFHKFGEIIDIYIPTNSERAFVQFSKREEAEAALKAPDAVMGNRFIKLWWANRDSIPDDGISSVNSASLTPHGGTAGSVPTILSIANRTKDNIQSTPLKAIDIPVAESALPSSDQSKPLTPNGSKVTPPLQKKLESLEQLKEELRKKREMLDRKRNDFKRQLDKLEKQASGVKGEVIAEQAAKRQKLGLEADAAKAVTPRSSDVAAVTERSFATADAMASSNDEVVDNENKLVEGATQGSRDTSSLISIEGSSSMNQLNLSSTPAGFPYIHRYKLDNRPTTFKILPPLPASFASVPALKEHFSSFGDLAILELEDVEGQDDINGSETLKTVSAHIGFVTRHSAEKAFAHGKCWQGHNLQFAWLATRSSNDMRDQRSSLVLSHQPFILQVKSRKFRCRKLEMGMLNIQKDREMMKILMQLKFLSLIHHWDLPRKGHKNRL; from the exons ATGGTGCTGAAAGTTGCTTCTCAAATGTCTGGGGATCTTTCACCTTCTGATTATGCAAGTGATCCTGAAGACAAGGAAtttagtgatgatgatgatgatgatcgcAACCATAAGCATCGACGACGGGAAACACGTTCTCAGTCTTCTGACAAAGATGCTCTGGAGCACAATATAGCAAGGTCGTACAGAAAGCACAACAAACCTTTTGATAATGGACACATGTTTAGAGCAAACGAAACACAGGATAGTCAGTCCTGGAAAAACTATAATGCAGTTTCTTCAGAGAGAGAATTTTCTAGTAAGTTTGAAAAACGTCACCCTGGTTCTGTTTCACTCCCCCGAGGTCCTTTGGACTTGAATCCGAGAGGTAGGGCAAACCAAACATTCTCTGGTAATTCTGGTCCTggtagaggaagaggaagggacTCTGGTGCATGGAACCATCGGGATACTAGGTTTAACTCTGTTGATATAGCTAGTCAGGTCATGCACAGGGGGTCCATTCGACCAAGTCTATTTCCTGGAAGGGGTTTGCCAGGTGCTTCAAATGCACAAAATGCATCCTGGGGTGCGTATGGATTGATTCCTGGTGTAGCTAGTGGTGGTCTAGATGCACTCAGTTCCGTTGGCCTGCAAGGTGCATTTAGGCCCCCTATAAGTACTTCATTGGGTATGGGTATTCCTCGGCAGAGATGTAGAGACTTTGAGGAACGTGGATTCTGTCTAAGAGGAGACATGTGCCCTATGGAGCATGGTGTTAACCGTATTGTTGTGGAAGATGTACAG AGTCTCTCCCAGTTTAACCTCCCTGTTTCACTTCCAAGTGCACACTTGCTTGGACCGCCTGCTTTACCTGGACCCATACCTTCTGGCAGTGCTTCTTCAACTTCATTGATGAATAACAATGGACCACAAGGCAAAAGTGGTAAACATGGAATGTCAGATGATAGTTTGGTATTAAATTCTGCATACTCTGCTGCTGCTAATGTTGTTGGAGCCGATTTGTATGATCCTGATCAGCCACTTTGGAGCAATAATGGTCCCGAAGGATCTTCACTCTTAGCTCTACATTCATCCCAGGCTGATGAAACTGAATCCTCGTTTAATCATGATATATCTGATCGTCATGTCAAGAAAGCTGCTGATACTGACCACCAAGATAGGGGAGCTGGGCTTTCTGTTGCTTCGCAGAATCCAACTTCCTCTGTTTGGGGTAGAATTAGAAGCTCTAAGGTTAAAACGAATTCGAAAGGTGAAACTGATGCTAAATCTAGTACCTCTGATATGGTGGGAGATGAGATGAAGGAAAAGCAGGAGGCATCAGCCAATGTTATAGCTAGCTCCCATCGTGGAAAGCAGATCGCTGGGGAGGATAAGAGCTCCAAAGCTATAGATTTATCTCAAAAAACACAATCTGTTGCAATGCGTTTTGTGCGCAAACCAACTCAGAAGGCATCACGTACTCTATTTGTTAATGGCATTCCTCAGAAAAGCAACAAAAGGGAGGCTCTTCTTTCTCATTTCCACAAGTTTGGGGAGATCATTGATATTTACATACCAACAAATAGTGAGAGggcttttgttcaattttcgaAAAGGGAAGAGGCAGAGGCTGCTCTAAAGGCACCTGATGCTGTAATGGGCAATCGCTTCATTAAGCTGTGGTGGGCTAATCGCGATAGCATTCCTGATGATGGCATAAGTAGTGTAAATAGTGCATCTTTGACTCCCCATGGTGGGACAGCCGGTTCAGTTCCCACCATTCTGTCTATTGCCAATAGAACAAAAGATAACATACAATCAACCCCCTTAAAAGCTATTGATATTCCTGTAGCAGAATCTGCCCTTCCATCCTCTGATCAATCTAAGCCTCTTACCCCAAATGGTTCCAAGGTTACACCTCCTTTGCAAAAGAAATTGGAGAGTTTAGAACAGTTGAAGGAAGAACTTCGCAAGAAGCGAGAAATGCTGGACCGGAAGCGCAACGACTTCAAACGTCAGTTGGACAAACTTGAGAAACAA GCTTCCGGAGTCAAGGGTGAGGTAATTGCTGAGCAAGCTGCTAAGCGACAGAAGTTGGGATTAGAAGCTGATGCTGCAAAGGCTGTGACCCCCAGATCTTCTGATGTTGCTGCTGTGACTGAGAGGTCCTTTGCTACAGCTGATGCAATGGCATCATcaaatgatgaagttgtggaCAATGAGAACAAGTTAGTGGAGGGTGCTACACAGGGTAGTCGTGATACATCCTCATTAATATCAATAGAAGGTTCTAGTAGCATGAATCAGCTGAATCTGTCGTCGACTCCTGCTGGCTTTCCTTATATACATAGATACAAACTTGACAACCGTCCAACAACATTTAAAATTCTACCACCATTGCCGGCTAGTTTTGCCAGt GTCCCTGCTTTGAAGGAACACTTTTCGTCTTTTGGTGATCTTGCTATTTTGGAGCTAGAAGATGTGGAAGGTCAGGATGATATTAATGGATCAGAGACATTAAAAACTGTCTCTGCTCATATTGGTTTTGTAACTCGCCATTCAGCAGAGAAGGCATTTGCGCATGGAAAGTGCTGGCAAGGCCATAATTTGCAGTTTGCATGGTTGGCAACCAGGTCCAGCAATGATATGCGTGATCAAAGATCATCCCTCGTGCTGAGCCATCAACCATTCATTCTGCAGGTAAAGAGTCGCAAATTTCGTTGCAGGAAACTGGAAATGGGGATGCTGAATATTCAGAAAGACAgggagatgatgaaaatattgatgcAGCTGAAGTTTCTCAGCCTAATCCACCATTGGGATCTGCCGAGGAAGGGTCACAAGAATCGCCTGTGA
- the LOC104419232 gene encoding pentatricopeptide repeat-containing protein At5g40400, translated as MNRIHLDSISKVVRSSTHGTSPGHLRTPLLTPFFSTSFSVWTSPSPSPSSFSSLQVLQNSPGKPVLSPLYNLLSDTQNPGKVVDLICSSLKNPNPRLELQRNAQRSLLSHLGSDEISRVLLRCQSDHASALAFFNWVRHDLGLRLSARNYCLAIHIVAWSRQFPRAMKLLTELVESAEDVVAPDGDVFGALLLASKDCNWDPVGFDMLIKAYLKMGMVKGGLRAFRKATEAGFVPSVISCNFLLHKLLRLNCIKECWQVYGVMGRVGIHPNSHTFNILTNVLCEEGDISMVYEFLEKMEEEGFEPDIVTYNTLIYSYCKKERLEDAFYLYRIMFRRGFVPDLITDTALINGLCRIGKIREAHKLFHQMVNRGLTPDIKTYNTLILSYCKELKLRESRLLLHEMIGRGICPDDFTCRVLIEGYVNKGTLVSALNLVVELRRFGCSVSHEIYDYLINSLCQENRPFAAKNFLDGTSKDGYIPTLHTYKKLIVSFCECDGANEALLLKGEMVCKNMKPDLEVYRALVCCLCRTGRSEESEALIEEMDKDGVSPDLDICRALICGYCKEKNVDRAESLLGLFAAKFHIQDSESYNALIRTVGEEGDAAKLMALQDRILKMGFMPNSQSCKYIINGMQNAAVAHKQPSLGL; from the coding sequence ATGAATCGAATTCACCTTGATTCGATCAGCAAGGTTGTCAGAAGCTCAACCCATGGAACATCTCCTGGCCATCTCCGAACGCCCCTTCTGACACCATTCTTTTCCACATCCTTTTCCGTATGgacgtcgccgtcgccgtcgccgtcttcTTTTTCGTCCCTCCAGGTTCTGCAGAATTCTCCCGGAAAACCAGTCTTAAGTCCCCTCTATAACTTGCTCTCCGATACCCAGAACCCCGGCAAAGTGGTCGACCTCATCTGCTCGTCTCTCAAAAACCCGAATCCCCGTCTCGAGCTCCAGCGTAATGCCCAAAGATCGCTCCTTTCTCATCTGGGTAGTGACGAAATCTCGCGGGTTCTGTTGAGATGCCAATCGGACCACGCCTCGGCCCTCGCTTTCTTCAATTGGGTCAGGCATGATTTGGGTCTCAGGCTCAGCGCTCGCAACTATTGCCTCGCGATTCACATCGTGGCTTGGTCCAGACAGTTTCCTCGAGCGATGAAGTTGCTGACCGAGCTGGTGGAGTCGGCTGAGGATGTCGTGGCTCCCGACGGAGATGTTTTCGGAGCTTTGCTCTTGGCTAGCAAGGACTGTAATTGGGACCCGGTTGGTTTTGACATGCTCATCAAGGCTTACTTGAAAATGGGGATGGTCAAGGGAGGTCTCAGGGCATTTAGGAAGGCGACGGAGGCAGGTTTCGTCCCTAGTGTTATCTCTTGCAATTTCCTTCTGCATAAATTATTGAGGTTGAATTGCATTAAGGAGTGTTGGCAAGTTTATGGAGTGATGGGGAGAGTGGGGATACACCCGAATTCGCACACCTTTAATATTTTGACCAATGTCTTGTGCGAGGAAGGAGATATTAGTATGGTGTATGAGTTCTTGgagaagatggaagaagaaggtTTCGAGCCGGATATTGTGACCTACAACACCTTGATATATAGTTACTGCAAGAAAGAGAGGTTAGAGGATGCGTTTTACTTGTACAGGATTATGTTTCGAAGAGGGTTTGTGCCGGATTTGATCACGGACACAGCCCTAATCAACGGGCTTTGTAGGATAGGGAAGATCAGGGAGGCTCATAAGCTCTTTCATCAGATGGTGAATAGGGGGCTGACTCCGGATATTAAGACATATAACACTCTCATACTTAGTTATTGCAAGGAATTAAAGTTGCGGGAGTCGAGGCTGTTGTTGCATGAGATGATTGGGAGAGGGATTTGCCCTGATGATTTCACTTGCCGTGTTCTCATTGAAGGATATGTGAACAAGGGAACATTGGTTTCTGCTCTGAATTTGGTTGTGGAGCTTCGGAGATTTGGGTGTTCTGTTTCCCATGAGATCTATGATTATCTAATTAATTCCCTTTGCCAAGAGAATCGACCCTTTGCAGCTAAGAATTTTCTTGATGGTACATCGAAGGATGGTTATATCCCCACTTTGCATACATATAAAAAGCTTATAGTCTCTTTCTGCGAGTGTGATGGTGCCAATGAGGCACTACTTTTGAAAGGTGAAATGGTATGCAAGAACATGAAACCTGATCTTGAAGTATACAGAGCTCTTGTTTGCTGCTTATGCAGAACAGGAAGAAGCGAGGAGAGTGAAGCATTGATCGAAGAAATGGATAAAGACGGAGTTTCACCTGATCTAGATATATGCAGGGCATTAATCTGTGGGTAttgtaaggaaaaaaatgttgatAGAGCTGAATCTTTGTTAGGTCTCTTTGCTGCAAAATTTCACATTCAAGACTCTGAGAGTTACAATGCTCTAATCAGGACTGTTGGTGAGGAAGGGGATGCGGCTAAGTTGATGGCTCTACAGGACAGAATTCTGAAGATGGGCTTTATGCCAAACAGTCAATCATGCAAGTACATAATTAATGGGATGCAAAACGCGGCTGTGGCTCATAAGCAACCTTCCTTAGGACTGTGA
- the LOC104420631 gene encoding probable galactinol--sucrose galactosyltransferase 5, whose product MAPSLSNAGSDVSTLVNGHTDSVITLEDSNFLANGHVILSDVPSNVTVSPSAYHASGEKALGGAGAAPGCFVGFDAAEPRSHHVASIGKLQGIRFMSIFRFKVWWTTHWVGTNGRDLEHETQMVILDRSDEGSEPGAARPYVLLLPLLEGPFRASIQPGPDDFVDLCVESGSTKVTAAGFRAALYMHAGDDPFALVKEAIKVARDHLGTFKLLEEKTPPGIVDKFGWCTWDAFYLTVHPEGIWDGVQGLVEGGCPPGLVLIDDGWQSISHDEDPVNKEGMNHAVAGEQMPCRLLKFQENHKFRDYASPSGGKGMGAFVRDLKEEFGSVDYVYVWHALCGYWGGLRPGAPGLPESSVVKPKLSPGLETTMEDLAVDKIVNNGVGLVPPEQVERMYEGLHSHLESAGIDGVKVDVIHLLEMLCENHGGRVDLAKAYFKALTASVRKHFKGNGVIASMEHCNDFMFLGTEAIALGRVGDDFWCTDPSGDPNGTFWLQGCHMVHCAYNSLWMGNFIHPDWDMFQSTHPCALFHAASRAISGGPIYISDAVGKHDFELLRRLVLPDGSILRCEHYALPTRDCLFVDPLHDGKTMLKIWNLNKYTGVIGAFNCQGGGWCRESRRNKCASQFSHAVSCTTKLSDIEWSAGGSMISVDGVRVFALYLSQSKRLVLSKPSESLDITLEPFQFELVTVSPVKELRSASARAVQFAPIGLVNMLNAGGAIQGVEYGEGRAEIEVRGGGEFKAFASERPRECRIDGRPAAFEYEGLMVVVQVPWPGSSSLSSVVEYLF is encoded by the exons ATGGCACCCAGTTTGAGCAACGCCGGCTCTGATGTGAGCACCCTCGTCAATGGCCACACCGACTCGGTGATCACTCTGGAGGATTCGAACTTCTTGGCGAATGGCCACGTCATTCTCTCCGACGTCCCCTCGAACGTCACGGTCTCCCCCTCGGCTTACCATGCCTCAGGCGAGAAGGCGCTCGGTGGTGCCGGCGCCGCCCCGGGCTGCTTCGTCGGGTTCGACGCCGCCGAACCCCGGAGCCACCATGTCGCCTCCATTGGCAAGCTGCAGGGCATCCGGTTCATGAGCATATTCCGGTTCAAGGTCTGGTGGACCACCCACTGGGTGGGCACCAACGGCCGCGACCTGGAGCACGAGACCCAGATGGTCATCCTCGACAGGTCCGACGAGGGGTCCGAGCCAGGAGCGGCCCGGCCGTACGTCCTCCTGCTGCCCCTCCTGGAGGGGCCCTTCCGAGCCTCCATCCAGCCCGGGCCGGACGACTTCGTGGACCTGTGCGTGGAGAGCGGGTCGACGAAGGTCACGGCCGCCGGGTTCCGGGCGGCGCTCTACATGCATGCCGGGGATGACCCGTTCGCCCTCGTCAAGGAAGCAATCAAGGTGGCCAGGGACCACCTCGGGACGTTCAAGCTGCTCGAGGAGAAGACCCCGCCCGGGATCGTGGACAAGTTCGGTTGGTGCACGTGGGATGCGTTCTACCTAACGGTGCACCCCGAGGGGATCTGGGACGGCGTTCAGGGCCTGGTGGAGGGCGGGTGCCCGCCGGGGCTCGTCCTGATCGACGACGGGTGGCAGTCCATCAGCCACGACGAGGACCCGGTCAACAAGGAGGGCATGAACCATGCGGTGGCGGGCGAGCAAATGCCGTGCCGGCTGCTCAAGTTCCAGGAGAACCACAAGTTCAGGGACTACGCGAGCCCGAGCGGCGGCAAGGGCATGGGGGCCTTCGTCAGGGACCTGAAGGAGGAGTTCGGGAGCGTGGACTACGTGTACGTGTGGCACGCCCTGTGCGGGTACTGGGGCGGGCTCAGGCCCGGCGCGCCGGGCCTGCCCGAGTCGAGCGTGGTGAAGCCGAAGCTGTCGCCGGGGCTCGAGACGACGATGGAAGATCTAGCCGTCGATAAGATCGTGAACAACGGGGTGGGGCTGGTCCCGCCGGAGCAGGTCGAGCGGATGTACGAGGGCCTTCACTCGCACCTGGAGTCGGCTGGGATCGACGGCGTGAAGGTGGACGTCATTCAC TTGCTGGAGATGCTGTGCGAGAACCATGGCGGAAGGGTGGATCTCGCGAAGGCGTACTTCAAGGCCTTGACGGCTTCGGTGAGGAAGCATTTCAAAGGCAACGGCGTGATCGCCAGCATGGAGCACTGCAACGACTTCATGTTCCTCGGGACGGAGGCGATCGCGCTCGGTCGCGTCG GTGACGATTTCTGGTGCACTGACCCGTCCGGCGACCCGAACGGCACGTTCTGGCTCCAAGGGTGCCACATGGTGCACTGCGCCTACAACAGCCTGTGGATGGGCAACTTCATCCACCCGGACTGGGACATGTTCCAGTCCACGCACCCCTGCGCCCTGTTCCACGCCGCGTCCCGGGCCATCTCCGGCGGCCCGATCTACATCAGCGACGCGGTCGGGAAGCACGACTTCGAGCTGCTCAGGCGGCTGGTGCTGCCCGATGGCTCGATCCTGCGGTGCGAGCATTACGCCCTCCCGACCCGGGACTGCCTCTTCGTGGATCCTCTCCACGATGGCAAGACCATGCTCAAGATTTGGAACTTGAACAAA TACACGGGAGTGATCGGAGCCTTCAACTGCCAAGGCGGCGGTTGGTGCCGCGAGTCCCGCCGCAACAAGTGCGCCTCCCAATTCTCCCACGCCGTCTCCTGCACCACCAAACTTTCCGACATCGAGTGGAGCGCCGGGGGGTCCATGATCTCGGTGGACGGCGTCCGCGTCTTCGCCCTCTACCTGTCCCAGTCCAAGAGGCTGGTCCTCTCGAAGCCCTCCGAGAGCCTCGACATCACGCTCGAGCCGTTCCAGTTCGAGCTCGTCACCGTCTCTCCGGTCAAGGAGCTGAGGTCGGCGAGCGCGAGGGCCGTGCAGTTCGCGCCGATCGGGCTGGTGAACATGCTGAACGCCGGCGGGGCGATCCAGGGCGTGGAGTACGGGGAGGGACGGGCCGAGATCGAGGTGAGAGGAGGGGGCGAGTTCAAGGCATTCGCGTCGGAGAGGCCGAGGGAGTGCCGGATTGACGGGAGGCCGGCGGCGTTCGAGTACGAAGGGCTGATGGTGGTGGTCCAAGTGCCGTGGCCGGGCTCTTCGAGCTTGTCCAGTGTGGTGGAGTACCTGTTTTAG